One Leptospira johnsonii genomic region harbors:
- the ispG gene encoding (E)-4-hydroxy-3-methylbut-2-enyl-diphosphate synthase: MNFRYNHSPFSYQRRRTREVKVGDIGIGGNNPIRIQSMITADTRDTENSVRQILELEAAGCEIVRLTVPSQPDADNLPNIRKELKRLGSKVPLVADIHFTPSVAMKSVEWVEKVRINPGNFADKKKFAIRDYTDLEYKEELERISEVFSPLVLRCKELGVSMRIGTNHGSLSDRIMNKYGDTPQGMVESAIEFIRIAESLSYKDIIVSMKASNPQVMVQAYRLLCSRFMELQMDYPLHLGVTEAGDGKDGRIKSAIGIGSLLEDGLGDTIRVSLTEDPIHEVPVARLLADKYNRLRFPETQSQGYSEFRNPYSYQRFYSRPIHIGTLPLGENHAVRIESVLPFESESGFSQALSSLKNYAKSRSLELETVSVPLPADEFLREECITASKSSSVPMGVIVEQNELLLEDVLEDLIPFPKVTVDPFHHFQNRDSLLDFLYKREGKGITELSVQAYQIESLKGLPEEFKNAGIESVTFSVQTFHILHDYRKLARILSDFDYPIFLSAEYPDMETALYESSIGLGGMLTDGIGDMLRIKVIDSEPEAVLQLGFDILQATRLRLTKTEYISCPSCGRTLFDLQTTTARIKEKTGHLKGVKIAVMGCIVNGPGEMADADFGYVGAGPGKVHLYRGKEIVLKNVPSEEADERLVQLIKDSGMWMERESVASENTF; the protein is encoded by the coding sequence ATGAACTTCCGATACAATCATTCTCCATTCTCTTACCAACGCCGCAGGACCAGAGAGGTAAAAGTAGGAGACATTGGCATCGGCGGGAATAATCCGATCCGCATACAATCCATGATCACTGCGGACACAAGAGACACTGAAAATTCAGTCAGACAAATTCTGGAACTGGAAGCAGCTGGGTGTGAGATCGTTCGATTGACAGTTCCCTCTCAACCGGATGCGGATAACTTGCCAAATATCCGTAAAGAACTCAAAAGATTGGGAAGTAAGGTCCCACTCGTAGCGGATATCCATTTTACTCCAAGTGTTGCAATGAAATCCGTAGAATGGGTGGAGAAGGTCCGTATTAATCCAGGCAACTTCGCCGATAAGAAAAAATTCGCAATCAGAGATTATACCGACCTTGAATATAAAGAAGAATTAGAAAGGATCTCTGAAGTATTCAGTCCATTAGTACTTCGTTGTAAAGAATTGGGAGTTTCTATGAGAATAGGGACCAATCATGGTTCCTTATCCGATCGTATCATGAACAAGTACGGAGATACTCCACAAGGAATGGTGGAGTCAGCGATTGAGTTTATCAGAATTGCTGAAAGTCTTTCTTATAAAGATATTATAGTTAGCATGAAAGCCTCGAATCCGCAAGTAATGGTCCAGGCATATAGATTATTATGCAGTCGCTTCATGGAACTGCAGATGGATTATCCATTACATTTAGGGGTGACTGAAGCAGGAGACGGAAAAGACGGAAGGATCAAATCCGCAATCGGGATCGGTTCCTTATTAGAAGACGGCTTAGGTGATACGATCCGAGTCTCCTTAACGGAAGATCCAATCCACGAAGTTCCAGTCGCAAGATTACTTGCAGACAAATACAATCGTCTCAGATTTCCGGAAACTCAAAGCCAAGGATATTCCGAATTCAGGAACCCTTACTCCTACCAAAGATTTTATAGCAGACCGATCCATATAGGAACTCTTCCTCTTGGAGAAAATCATGCAGTGCGTATTGAATCGGTTCTGCCTTTTGAATCTGAAAGCGGATTTTCCCAGGCACTTTCTTCACTTAAAAATTATGCAAAATCCAGATCCTTGGAATTGGAAACGGTTTCCGTGCCGCTTCCTGCCGACGAATTCCTGAGAGAAGAATGTATTACTGCAAGTAAATCTTCCTCTGTTCCGATGGGAGTCATCGTAGAACAAAACGAATTATTACTCGAAGATGTATTAGAAGATCTGATCCCGTTCCCTAAAGTTACTGTGGATCCATTCCACCATTTCCAAAACAGGGATTCTTTATTAGACTTTTTGTATAAAAGAGAAGGCAAAGGGATCACAGAACTCAGCGTCCAAGCCTACCAGATCGAAAGTCTCAAAGGATTACCCGAAGAGTTCAAGAACGCAGGAATAGAATCGGTAACGTTCTCGGTCCAAACCTTTCATATACTTCACGATTACAGAAAATTAGCGCGTATACTTAGCGATTTTGATTATCCGATCTTCTTAAGTGCAGAATATCCGGACATGGAAACTGCGTTATATGAATCCTCGATAGGGCTAGGTGGAATGCTGACCGACGGGATCGGAGACATGCTGCGGATCAAGGTGATCGATAGCGAACCGGAAGCAGTATTACAACTTGGATTTGATATCCTACAGGCAACTAGACTACGCCTTACAAAAACGGAATATATTTCCTGTCCATCTTGCGGAAGAACACTATTCGATCTGCAAACCACAACTGCACGTATCAAAGAAAAAACAGGTCACCTAAAAGGGGTCAAGATCGCAGTTATGGGCTGTATCGTAAACGGCCCTGGAGAAATGGCGGATGCAGATTTTGGTTACGTGGGCGCCGGCCCAGGCAAAGTGCATTTATACCGTGGGAAAGAAATCGTACTCAAAAACGTTCCATCCGAAGAAGCGGATGAAAGACTAGTCCAGCTAATCAAAGATTCCGGAATGTGGATGGAAAGAGAATCGGTCGCCAGCGAAAATACTTTTTAA
- a CDS encoding C45 family autoproteolytic acyltransferase/hydolase: METVDHPIQICYYACMNSETYPLAVLQLKGSQEEMGRQFGEIMNAIGQFEPIFDFYPVMARNLLLGSLPRSNRNFLAKGATSLLVNWMSRRMKKHRPSEFSARTIAALTAAGRSAKLEKELFTMDSFQNSVGFLGAIQLLPELAHMSPGRNPQMLPACTSVAVWGEQSQDGKLYHARNFDFPGVEVWDKRPIVVFCTPEKGLRYGYIACRGADVPGITAFNEAGLTIAFHTRFHKKIGFNGLGVIDFGHKIISEARSIEEAVSIAKKHKINSTWGLIVTNHKEKGPKAAIIETNYGNVDVVYPNLGKDHIVNTNHYQSEKLQDGEIMAAPVFYHHCISRFDRAEQLLSSQKKKGTSVVDLQNLLNDTIDCSSGEVRTMGSTIRQITSVKSVVMSVEARKIFVSVGTAPTGSGPYMEIPMAWGEPGYKVLDLSDAKKVKGKKLPKSKNPMVGSAIQYYKKAMLINDDPGMGGIDDILVELQNANAEFSGKDPSILFLEAILYLEKGNLNKASFLLEQAESLETSSFRKQQSALWLARTQSVLGKQKIADHFYDKIKNSKTEFATQVWKQKAFQDKGKYSARKLRQVSPNFIIVEANEL; encoded by the coding sequence ATGGAGACGGTCGATCATCCAATTCAGATCTGTTATTATGCCTGCATGAATTCGGAAACATATCCTCTAGCAGTATTACAACTCAAGGGTTCCCAAGAAGAGATGGGAAGACAATTCGGTGAGATCATGAATGCGATCGGGCAATTTGAGCCGATCTTTGATTTTTATCCAGTGATGGCCCGCAATCTTTTACTAGGGAGTTTGCCTCGTAGCAATCGGAATTTTTTAGCGAAGGGAGCGACTTCTCTTCTGGTGAATTGGATGTCCAGAAGGATGAAGAAGCATAGGCCTTCCGAATTTTCAGCGAGAACGATTGCTGCCCTGACTGCGGCGGGCCGTTCTGCGAAATTGGAAAAGGAACTTTTTACTATGGATTCTTTTCAGAACTCTGTCGGGTTCTTGGGTGCGATCCAACTTCTTCCTGAGCTTGCGCATATGAGTCCGGGTAGAAACCCTCAAATGCTTCCTGCTTGTACGAGTGTGGCAGTCTGGGGAGAACAAAGTCAGGACGGTAAGTTATATCACGCTCGCAATTTCGATTTCCCCGGTGTGGAAGTTTGGGACAAACGTCCGATTGTCGTTTTTTGTACTCCTGAAAAAGGTTTACGTTATGGTTATATTGCATGTAGGGGTGCTGATGTTCCAGGGATCACCGCTTTTAATGAAGCTGGTCTGACCATTGCATTTCATACTCGCTTTCATAAAAAGATAGGCTTCAACGGTTTGGGTGTGATCGACTTCGGTCATAAGATCATTTCGGAAGCAAGATCTATCGAAGAAGCAGTAAGCATCGCTAAAAAGCATAAGATCAATTCTACTTGGGGGCTAATTGTCACTAATCATAAGGAGAAGGGCCCAAAGGCAGCGATTATCGAGACGAACTACGGGAATGTGGATGTGGTCTATCCTAATTTAGGAAAAGATCATATTGTGAATACGAATCATTACCAAAGTGAGAAGTTACAGGATGGAGAGATTATGGCGGCTCCTGTTTTCTATCATCATTGTATCAGCCGTTTTGATAGGGCGGAGCAGCTTCTTTCTTCTCAAAAAAAGAAGGGAACCAGTGTTGTGGATCTTCAGAACCTTCTGAACGATACGATTGACTGTTCCAGTGGGGAAGTTCGTACCATGGGGTCTACAATCCGCCAGATCACTTCCGTGAAATCAGTCGTGATGAGCGTAGAAGCCCGTAAAATTTTTGTCTCGGTGGGCACCGCTCCTACCGGTAGCGGTCCTTATATGGAAATTCCTATGGCCTGGGGAGAGCCTGGTTATAAGGTCTTAGATCTTTCGGATGCTAAAAAAGTAAAAGGGAAGAAACTTCCTAAATCCAAGAATCCTATGGTTGGTTCTGCGATCCAATATTATAAAAAAGCAATGCTTATCAATGACGACCCAGGTATGGGGGGAATCGATGATATTCTTGTGGAATTACAGAATGCGAATGCAGAATTTTCAGGCAAGGATCCTTCTATCCTATTCTTAGAAGCAATATTATATCTGGAAAAAGGGAATCTGAATAAGGCTTCGTTCTTACTGGAGCAAGCGGAAAGTTTGGAGACTTCTTCTTTCAGAAAGCAGCAAAGTGCATTGTGGCTGGCAAGGACTCAGTCCGTTTTGGGTAAACAAAAGATAGCAGATCATTTCTATGATAAGATCAAAAATTCTAAAACGGAGTTTGCTACTCAAGTTTGGAAACAGAAAGCGTTTCAAGACAAGGGGAAATATTCCGCGAGAAAGTTGAGACAGGTGTCTCCGAATTTTATCATCGTAGAAGCGAACGAGTTGTAA
- a CDS encoding DUF1566 domain-containing protein, translating into MKKHQTLCILLLVSLALWNCEPEHKNYNMETSVLLALTSVSSVPPGSSFKLSDSNQATCYDTSGATRACTGTGEDAEFTNTPGPFSLQIRDFGETILEESSELIWQRCPFGMIWNGSTCIGSSINTYWKVANAYCNSLTTAGRNWRLPSAREAILFGDHSQITFLSDTYFPNLQAAGGWTSTPAVPFPGRYLLYASGSISAIDETTNFAVRCVSGPKVPNASFTDMGDGTLQEDNTGLLIKKCAYGQADDATCTGSATALNWQQALDYCNNLNFASRTDWRLPTVRESYFISEPSIGGWNLPLSLFPNSAQASIAWTGTTANNATSLAHAQMIYQMNSYAKSDTSSVRARCVAGP; encoded by the coding sequence ATGAAAAAGCACCAAACCCTGTGTATTTTACTCCTTGTATCCTTAGCTCTTTGGAACTGTGAACCAGAGCATAAAAATTATAATATGGAAACTTCCGTTCTTTTAGCTCTAACAAGTGTTTCAAGCGTTCCCCCGGGCTCCTCTTTTAAATTATCGGACTCAAACCAAGCCACTTGTTACGACACTAGCGGAGCGACGCGCGCCTGCACTGGAACGGGAGAAGATGCAGAATTTACGAATACTCCAGGCCCATTTTCATTACAAATCCGCGACTTCGGAGAAACAATACTGGAAGAAAGCTCCGAACTGATTTGGCAAAGATGCCCATTCGGAATGATTTGGAATGGAAGCACTTGTATCGGTTCGAGTATCAATACATATTGGAAAGTAGCCAATGCTTATTGTAATTCTTTAACCACCGCAGGACGAAACTGGAGACTCCCTAGCGCCAGAGAGGCCATTTTATTCGGAGATCATTCCCAAATAACATTCTTGTCCGATACCTACTTTCCAAACTTGCAGGCAGCCGGAGGTTGGACATCCACACCTGCGGTGCCATTTCCAGGAAGATACTTATTGTATGCAAGCGGGAGCATAAGTGCCATTGATGAAACCACAAACTTTGCCGTTCGCTGCGTATCAGGTCCCAAGGTCCCGAACGCAAGTTTCACAGATATGGGGGATGGTACCTTACAAGAGGACAATACTGGACTTCTGATCAAAAAATGTGCATACGGACAGGCAGATGACGCTACATGTACTGGATCGGCAACTGCCTTAAATTGGCAACAAGCGTTAGATTATTGTAATAATCTAAACTTCGCTTCAAGAACAGATTGGCGACTTCCGACTGTTAGAGAATCATATTTTATCTCAGAGCCCTCGATAGGCGGTTGGAATCTTCCACTTTCTCTTTTCCCCAATAGTGCACAAGCATCGATCGCTTGGACGGGAACCACGGCCAATAACGCGACATCATTGGCCCACGCACAGATGATCTATCAAATGAATAGTTATGCTAAGTCGGATACGAGTAGTGTTCGCGCTCGTTGTGTAGCAGGTCCTTAA